In the Cohaesibacter gelatinilyticus genome, CAGCTTGGACAACGGGTTCAGGAGAATCTGAACCGCGCCGGGTTTGGCGGAGGCTCCAACACTTGAGTAGTATGGAGCATCATGGGCAAAGCAGTAAACAAATATTCCCCTGAAGTGCGCGAGCGTGCAGTACGGATGGTTTTTGACAATCAAGGCCAGCATGCGAGCCGTTGGTCAGCAATCCTGTCTATTTCCTCGAAGATCGGCTGCTCGCCGCAAACCCTGAACGAATGGGTGAAGAGGAGCGAGGTTGATAGCGGCCAGCGCAGTGGCATTACGACAGAAATGTCTGAGAAGATGAAGGCGCTTGAGCGTGAGAACCGTGACCTCAAACAAGCCAATGAGATCTTGCGCAAGGCATCTGCATTGCTGCGCTTGGAGATGTAGACATCATTTCCCAGACGGGAGATCTGACCACAGCCGGGACGCGCTTCGCCTCAGGTCAGGGAGATGTCAATCTTTCCGCGATCGAGGGGGATATCTATGCCGGTGTGTATACGGATATCTTCCGTTCCTACAGCAAGACCAGCAAATCCATTCTTGGTGGCCTTCTGGGTTCGACCAGGATTGCCAATAGTGTTGACCGGATCAATACCGGCACGGCGGCCCTTGCGGCTCTGGATCTGTCGCTTGTCTCCGGTAATGACACCACCCTGATCGGGGCGCAGCTTTCTGCGGGTCGCCAACTGAGCATCAAGACCGGTGGCGACTTCAGCGTTCAGGCTGCCATTGACAGTCAGCGCCGTGACTTCTTCTCCCATGAGACAGGTCTGGTGCTGATGGTGGGTTGAAGTCCTTCGATGAGGAAATCAAACTCCTTGATGGCAAATTCAATTGCCGCATTCGTGAGCACAAATTTGTTCGTGAATGTACGGGCGGTGCCATTGTTCAATGGTGGGTCTTAAAAGCCAGCAATGATGATGTCGTCAAAGGGGTTGAGCTTCAATGGAAGAGAGACACTGCAACACAGAGTGTTCTCGATTATACGGAAACTCGTGGGCTGCCAGAAAATGAATTCAAGAGCTTACGATTGGCCATCGCTACAGAAGATGAGTTCAAGCTTGTATCTGAGAAATCTTTGATTTGGTACAAAAAAGACCGCTCCTCGATCTATCACTCTCAGATCAAGATCAGACCATTTCTCTAGACCTGACAAAGGGGGGGAGAGGTTAGTAGCGACTGCGATCTCTTTCCCCTTAGAACGGCATTTTTTTAGCAGCCTGATTCTTGATTTTTTAATTCATGAATATGCAATTAAAGATTGTTTTTCAGGTATTTTTTAATGTTTTGTGACTCTGGATTGTATGTGTCCACAACTTAATAACGATGAAAATCCTGTCTTTCCCTCACTGGTGGTGATTTTACCCATTGTACTGCCTTGCGATTTCTGCTCGATAGTTCTCAGGTTTTAAATTAGGAAGGCTAAGTAATGCCTCGGGAACTTGTGTCGGTGATCACTGGGCTTCTACTCCTTGTCGTGGTAGCTGGAACGACCTCTGCAATGGCTGTTTGGGCTATGCATGAGCAAGTTGTGCTTGCGATCTGGATTGGTATCCTGTTCCCTCCGTTAATATCCTCGTCGATTTTCTGGAGTTTTTTATCAAAACACGATTTTGAAAGAAATGACGATAAAATATTATCGATAGTTATGCCATTTTCTAGTATTTGCATTGTAACATTCATATTTTTTGTTTTATATATTAAAAGTTTTATTCTTTTTGATGATCATATTTTTTATGTTGTTTATTTTTTGATTTTTTTTGGAGTTTTATTTGGAGCTACAATTTCTTTATTGAAGGGCTTTGATAAGCTAAACTTGTATTTAGTGATATTAGTGACTGCTATATTATATTTATCTCTTGTTCATTTTATGTCTATTGTGATTGAGAGTTCCAGTTTTACTGGTGTTTTTTCTAATTTTAAGAAAACACAATCCTTCAGAATACGAGGTGAAACGGAAGGAGAGGCAACTTTTATGCTTGTTGCTTTTTCATTTCTGTTTTTCTCTACAAGCCTTTCCATCACTCTTCGTCGTATAGGTAAAGAACTTTTCTCTAGAGTTTAGAGATTGATTTGAATAGGTCGAATTTATGACAAGTATCGTTGATTTAACAGAAGAAGAACTTTGGTCAGAATTAAGTGACGCTGTAGGAAGTTCGTTAAATGCCTTAGAGGCAGCGTTCAAATATCTTTACGATCAAGCTACCGATCCAGATAACATAAAAATCCTTGCAAAATACCTCGATGAAACTTCGAAGGCTAATATTGCGGTTACTGGCTTTTTTGCTGCTCATAAGTCATTTAACGAAGTGGACGATTCCAATACTGCTGAATTTGCAGCACTTCGAGGTGCTATTGAAGTTATAGCAACCATTGGAACAGGTTTTGTTATCGGAACAGGTGTAGTTGCTGGATCTGCGGCGCTTATGGCTTCGGCAATTCCTGCTTTGACAACAGCTGGCCTTGTTACCGGTCTTGTATTCGCGGGTACAAAATTTACTTCACTCTATCAAGACTATGCCAGCAGTTCTCTTGTTGAATGGCTCAGAGATAATTTGGCAATCTCATTTACAACCGATGTCGACTTGCCTAGCTCATATGAAGATAAAAGTCTGTTTCATATTAAGCGACATGCCGATTTTGTTCTTGAGGCCAAGAATGGTGCTATCATTTTCATGGGCGGCGATGGTGTTGATTTTATCACAGGATCGAATGACGTTAACACTGGAGACAGAATCGAAGGGTTCGGAGGCAACGATATTATTCGTGGAAGGGCTGGTGATGATATCATCTGGGGTGATGCCGGAAATGATATTCTCGAAGGCGGAGAAGGTGCTGACGAGATCCATGGTGGTATCGATGATGATGTTATAGCTGGCGGTACTGGCTCTGATGAAATCTGGGGAGATAGTGGTCACGATACTATTTTTGCCAATTCTGAGTCCGATGAGTCTGAGGAAGAAGGTGTTCTTGATATCATCCATGGTGGACTAGGCAATGATTTAATCTACGCCAGTGAAACTGAGAATGAGATTTATGGTGACGCTGGAAATGACCAGATTATTGGCTCAGATACATTTGGGATGTTTGCCGGTGGATATGGTAATGATCGCTTTTATGTCTCGGCAAAAAAAGACGATAATGAATCCCAGATTCTAGGTGAAGACGGTAATGATCAAATCTGGGTTGGCAGTTACGTTGATATTGTAAATGGTGGTCAAGGCGATGACTATATCTTTGTGGAAGGATATGGCTCCAAGACAATCATTGGAGAGGCTGGATTTGATCGTGTCTATTACTCAGACTATTATTCCTTCCAGGGCTCCGGAACGGAAATTGATGTCTACGATAACACACGTCCTGAACTAAGGGTCGGTTCGAAAGAAGGCTTCGGTGATGATTTTACTGCTTCGTTTACATGGACCTCAGGCGAGTTCACGCTGACTCCAATTAAAGATGAGTTCACCGATAATCTCTTTGGTGTTGAAGCCATTGCCATGACTGATTTGGATGAAGTCGCGTATATTGATGGGCTGAATCACAATCTTAATTTGTATTTTGGGCTCGGCAATCACGATATTCATATCAATAGTGGTGATGGAAGCGAAATCACTGCTGGTCCAATGCGTTTTGACTTCAATATGCTGTTTGCAGAAGAAGAACAGACAAATAGCATAAGTGGGCATAGCTCTCTATCTCAGGCTGAACGTAGCAATGCAATCATATCTCTGGATGGTAAACAGTTAGTCGGCGGGGCATCCTTCGATTTTAATATTTTCGAGAAGCGCACGGAAGATTTCAAATCCTATAATCCTTTTCTATCTGATCGCATTTATAGCAATGTACTGACCAACTCGGATTGGCTTCAAGCTCGAAATAATCACGTATTGGGCATTCTTGATACCGCAAAAAATCTCGCGACT is a window encoding:
- a CDS encoding hemagglutinin repeat-containing protein gives rise to the protein MTTAGTRFASGQGDVNLSAIEGDIYAGVYTDIFRSYSKTSKSILGGLLGSTRIANSVDRINTGTAALAALDLSLVSGNDTTLIGAQLSAGRQLSIKTGGDFSVQAAIDSQRRDFFSHETGLVLMVG